A window from Citrus sinensis cultivar Valencia sweet orange chromosome 3, DVS_A1.0, whole genome shotgun sequence encodes these proteins:
- the LOC102615141 gene encoding glutathione S-transferase T1-like: MKLKVYADRLSQPSRAVIIFCKVNGIDFEEIEVKLANREQHSPEFKDINPMAKVPAIVDGRLKLFESHAILTYLSCAFPGVADHWYPNDLLKRAKIHSVLDWHHSNLRLGTVKYVFNHKLAPVVGLPLNPEAAAKGKKILSSSLSKIESFWLKGSGRFLVGSNQPSIADLSLVCETMQLELLDEEDRIGLMGPHKKVQQWIESTKNATRPHFDEVHEVLFKVKENLQKQQSLGASSGSSSSSNTTLH, translated from the exons ATGAAGCTGAAAGTATACGCGGATCGACTGTCACAGCCATCTCGGGCTGTTATTATCTTCTGCAA GGTCAATGGAATAGATTTTGAAGAGATTGAAGTCAAGTTAGCCAACCGTGAGCAACACTCTCCCGAGTTCAAAG ACATAAACCCTATGGCGAAAGTACCAGCTATTGTTGATGGCAGATTGAAGCTGTTTGAGAG TCATGCCATTCTTACTTATCTCTCCTGTGCATTTCCTGGAGTGGCAGATCATTG GTATCCCAATGATCTTTTGAAGAGAGCCAAGATTCATTCAGTCCTGGATTGGCATCATTCTAATTTACGTTTGGGTACAG tcaaatatgtttttaatcataaacTAGCACCTGTGGTTGGCCTTCCACTGAATCCAGAAGCAGCTGCCAAAGGTAAGAAAATTTTGTCCTCCTCTCTCTCAAAGATCGAGTCTTTTTGGCTCAAGGGGAGTGGACGGTTCTTGGTGGGTAGCAATCAACCATCCATAGCAGATCTCAGCCTAGTGTGTGAAACAATGCAGCTGGAG CTTTTGGATGAGGAAGATCGAATTGGATTAATGGGCCCACACAAGAAAGTGCAACAGTGGATTGAGAGCACAAAAAATGCAACGAGACCACACTTTGATGAGGTGCACGAAGTCCTCTTCAAAGTCAAAGAGAATCTGCAAAAGCAGCAATCATTGGGAGCTAGCAGCGGATCTTCATCTAGCTCTAACACAACATTGCATTAA
- the LOC102622460 gene encoding probable copper-transporting ATPase HMA5, whose protein sequence is MATSKLLALACIRNESSSYRDLLTSTLKYPKVVSGPVKSCSRAILLSVKGMTCSACAVSIEKAIKRLPGIHDAVVDVLNNRAQVLFYPFFVNEETILEAIEGVGFKATLVPGETIEKSTQVCRIRIKKLTCTSCSSTVEKTFQAIQGVQNAHVTLATEEAEVHYDPRILSCNQLLKAIEDTGFEAIPISTGEDIVSKIHLHLDGLYTDHSVTMIESSLQALPGVLDIDLDPSIHKISISYKPAMTGPRNFIKMIESTASGHFKARIFPEGEGREAQKQAEIKKYYRSFLWSLAFTIPVFLTSMVFMYIPGIKNVLDTKIVNMLTIGEIIRWVLSTPVQFIVGRRFYTGSYKALRIGSPNMDVLIALGTNAAYFYSVYSVLRAALSPYFIGKDFFETSSMLISFILLGKYLEVLAKGKTSEAIAKLLDLAPEAATLLTMDEEGNVISEEEIDSRLIQRNDVIKIIPGAKVASDGYVLWGKSYVNESMITGEAWPVAKREGDTVTGGTLNENGVLHIKATRVGSESALAQIVRLVESAQMAKAPVQKFADRASKYFVPLVIILSFSTWLAWYLAGNFHSYPESWIPSSMDSFELALQFGISVMVIACPCALGLATPTAVMVGTGVGASQGVLIKGGQALESTHKVNCIVFDKTGTMTIGKPVVVNTKLLKNMVLRDFYELVAATEAHSEHPLAKAIIEYANKFREDEENPMWPEAQDFVSITGHGVKAIVRNKEIMIGNKSLMLDNNIDIPHDTEEMLTETEGMAQTEILVSVDGELTGVLSISDPLKPGAHEVISILKSMQIRSILVTGDNWGTAKSIASEVGIETVIAEAKPEQKAEKVEELQASGYTVAMVGDGINDSPALVAADVGMAIGAGTDIAIEAADIVLMKSNLEDVITAIDLSRKTFSRIRINYIWALGYNLLGIPIAAGAFFPTTRFRLPPWIAGAAMATSSVSVVCSSLLLKNYKKPKRLNNLEIHEILTE, encoded by the exons ATGGCGACCAGCAAGTTGCTGGCATTGGCTTGTATACGAAACGAGAGTAGTAGTTATAGGGACTTGTTGACATCGACACTCAAGTACCCGAAAGTTGTGTCGGGTCCGGTAAAGTCCTGCAGCAGAGCAATATTATTATCGGTGAAGGGAATGACTTGCTCGGCCTGTGCAGTGTCCAtcgagaaagccatcaaacgCCTTCCTGGAATACACGACGCCGTCGTTGATGTCTTGAATAACAGGGCTCAAGTCTTGTTCTACCCCTTTTTCGTTAAC GAGGAGACAATTCTTGAGGCAATTGAGGGTGTTGGATTTAAAGCAACGCTCGTCCCTGGGGAAACAATTGAGAAATCTACTCAAGTATGTCGAATACGCATTAAGAAACTAACATGCACTTCATGCTCCTCGACTGttgaaaaaacttttcaagCAATTCAGGGTGTACAGAATGCCCATGTCACCTTAGCTACTGAAGAAGCAGAAGTTCACTACGATCCGAGAATTCTGAGCTGCAATCAGCTTTTGAAAGCTATTGAAGATACTGGATTTGAAGCCATACCAATCAGCACAGGAGAAGACATCGTAAGCAAGATCCATCTTCACCTTGATGGCCTATATACTGATCATTCAGTGACAATGATTGAAAGTTCTCTTCAAGCGCTCCCCGGCGTTCTTGACATTGACTTGGATCCTAGCATACATAAAATTTCCATTTCTTACAAGCCAGCCATGACAGGACCCagaaactttataaaaatgatagaaTCAACTGCTTCTGGGCATTTTAAGGCCAGAATATTTCCTGAAGGTGAAGGAAGAGAAGCGCAGAAACAGGCAGAGATTAAGAAATACTACAGATCATTTCTATGGAGTTTGGCTTTTACAATTCCTGTTTTTTTAACCTCCATGGTCTTCATGTATATCCCAGGAATCAAGAATGTACTGGATACCAAAATAGTTAATATGCTTACCATTGGAGAGATTATAAGGTGGGTGCTATCAACTCCTGTGCAGTTCATTGTAGGCAGAAGATTCTACACCGGTTCTTACAAAGCTTTGCGCATTGGTTCTCCTAATATGGATGTTTTGATTGCCCTGGGAACTAATGCAGCTTACTTTTATTCGGTTTACTCAGTGTTGAGAGCAGCTCTTTCTCCATATTTTATAGGTAAAGATTTTTTCGAGACTAGTTCAATGCTTATATCCTTTATTCTGCTTGGAAAATACCTAGAAGTTCTGGCCAAGGGAAAGACATCTGAGGCTATTGCCAAGCTTTTGGACTTGGCACCCGAAGCAGCGACACTGCTGACTATGGATGAGGAAGGCAATGTGATAAGCGAAGAAGAAATTGATAGTCGATTGATACAAAGGAAtgatgtaattaaaattattcctGGTGCAAAAGTAGCTTCAGATGGTTATGTTTTGTGGGGAAAAAGCTATGTGAATGAGAGTATGATAACCGGAGAAGCGTGGCCAGTGGCCAAGAGGGAGGGTGATACAGTGACCGGTGGCACTTTGAATGAGAATGGGGTGTTACATATTAAGGCAACAAGGGTTGGATCAGAGAGTGCTCTTGCTCAAATTGTTCGACTTGTCGAATCAGCTCAGATGGCTAAGGCTCCAGTTCAAAAGTTCGCTGATCGCGCTTCCAAATACTTTGTGCCTCTG GTCATCATCTTGTCATTTTCAACATGGCTTGCTTGGTATTTGGCTGGAAATTTCCATAGCTACCCAGAATCCTGGATACCATCTTCAATGGATAGCTTTGAGCTTGCACTACAGTTTGGAATCTCTGTCATGGTCATAGCGTGTCCATGTGCTCTGGGCCTAGCAACTCCGACTGCTGTAATGGTTGGTACTGGAGTTGGTGCATCTCAGGGAGTACTGATTAAAGGGGGACAAGCACTTGAAAGTACCCATAAG GTGAATTGCATTGTGTTTGACAAAACCGGAACTATGACAATTGGAAAGCCGGTCGTTGTTAATacaaaacttttgaaaaatatggtaCTAAGAGACTTCTATGAACTTGTTGCCGCAACtgag GCTCACAGTGAGCATCCATTAGCCAAGGCTATCATTGAATATGCTAATAAGTTTAGAGAAGATGAAGAGAATCCTATGTGGCCAGAAGCTCAAGATTTTGTCTCCATTACTGGCCATGGAGTGAAAGCCATCGTGCGAAACAAGGAGATAATGATCGGAAATAAGAGCTTGATGTTGGATAATAACATTGACATACCACATGATACTGAAGAAATGCTAACCGAAACTGAAGGAATGGCTCAAACTGAGATCCTAGTATCTGTAGACGGGGAATTGACTGGAGTTTTATCCATATCTGATCCATTGAAACCAGGTGCTCATGAGGTCATTTCCATTCTAAAGTCAATGCAAATAAGGAGCATCTTGGTGACAGGTGACAATTGGGGAACTGCCAAATCTATTGCAAGCGAAGTTGGAATTGAAACTGTTATAGCTGAAGCCAAACCTGAACAGAAAGCGGAGAAAGTGGAGGAGTTACAG GCTTCAGGATATACCGTGGCAATGGTGGGAGATGGCATCAATGACTCACCAGCACTTGTAGCAGCAGATGTCGGAATGGCAATTGGTGCTGGCACAGACATTGCCATAGAGGCGGCTGATATTGTCCTAATGAAGAGTAACTTGGAGGACGTGATTACTGCCATTGACTTGTCGAGGAAAACCTTTTCGCGTATTCGCATCAACTACATTTGGGCTTTGGGTTATAACCTTCTTGGCATACCAATTGCTGCAGGAGCCTTTTTCCCGACTACTAGATTCCGCTTACCACCATGGATCGCTGGAGCTGCAATGGCAACCTCTTCAGTTAGTGTGGTTTGCAGTTCTCTATTGTTGAAGAATTACAAGAAGCCTAAAAGGCTGAACAACCTTGAGATCCATGAGATTTTGACCGAGTGA
- the LOC102615719 gene encoding probable copper-transporting ATPase HMA5 produces the protein MATKLLALACIRNESYGNLSPRPHYPSMPKYPKGVSAEETANVESSMSKAKAVYAVMGMTCSACAGSVEKAIKRLPGIHDAVVDVLNNRALVLFYPSFVNEETIRETIEDVGFQATLIQDETSDKSTQLCRIGINGMTCTTCSTTVEKALQAIPGVQNVRVALATEAAEVHYDPKILNYNQILAAIEDTGFEATLISTGEDMSKIHLQVDGIRTDHSMRMIENSLQALPGVHGIGVDSGVHKIAISYKPDMTGPRNFMKVIESTGSGRFKARIFPEGGGGRENLKQEEIKQYYRSFLWSLVFTIPVFLTSMVFMYIPGIKHGLDTKIVNMLTIGEIIRWVLSTPVQFIIGRRFYTGSYKALRHGSANMDVLIALGTNTAYFYSVYSVLRAATSPHFEGTDFFETSSMLISFILLGKYLEVLAKGKTSEAIAKLMDLAPETATLLTLDEEGNVISEEEIDSRLIQRNDVIKIIPGAKVASDGYVLWGQSHVNESMITGEARPVAKRKGDTVIGGTVNENGVLHIKATRVGSESALAQIVRLVESAQMAKAPVQKFADRISKYFVPLVIILSFSTWLAWFLAGKFHGYPESWIPSSMDSFQLALQFGISVMVIACPCALGLATPTAVMVGTGVGASQGVLIKGGQALESAHKVNCIVFDKTGTLTVGKPVVVNTKLLKNMVLRDFYELIAATEANSEHPLGKAIVEYAKKFREDEDNPLWPEAHDFISITGHGVKATVHNKEIMVGNKSLMLDNNIDIPPDAEEMLAETEGMAQTGILVSIDGELTGVLAISDPLKPGAHEVISILKSMQVRSIVVTGDNWGTAKSIAHEVGIEDVIAEAKPEQKAEKVKELQASGYTVAMVGDGINDSPALVAADVGMAIGAGTDIAIEAADIVLMKSNLEDVITAIDLSRKTFSRIRLNYIWALGYNLLGIPIAAGALFPTTGFRLPPWIAGAAMAASSVSVVCCSLLLKYYKRPKKLNNLEIRGIMIE, from the exons ATGGCGACCAAGTTGTTGGCACTAGCGTGCATAAGAAACGAGAGTTATGGGAACTTGTCGCCGAGGCCACACTACCCGTCGATGCCAAAGTACCCGAAAGGCGTGTCGGCTGAAGAGACAGCGAACGTGGAGAGCTCGATGTCAAAGGCAAAGGCTGTGTATGCTGTGATGGGTATGACCTGCTCCGCCTGCGCTGGATCCGtcgagaaagccatcaaacgACTTCCCGGAATACACGACGCCGTCGTCGATGTCTTGAATAATAGAGCTCTTGTCTTGTTCTACCCGTCCTTTGTTAAC GAGGAGACAATTCGTGAGACCATTGAGGATGTTGGATTTCAAGCAACATTAATCCAAGATGAAACATCTGATAAATCAACTCAACTATGTCGTATTGGAATCAATGGAATGACATGCACTACTTGCTCCACAACTGTTGAGAAAGCTTTGCAAGCAATTCCTGGTGTCCAAAATGTCCGAGTGGCCTTAGCTACTGAAGCAGCAGAAGTACACTATGATCCGAAAATTCTAAACTACAATCAGATTTTGGCAGCTATTGAGGATACTGGATTTGAAGCCACACTAATCAGCACAGGAGAAGATATGAGTAAAATTCATCTTCAGGTTGATGGCATAAGGACTGATCATTCCATGAGAATGATTGAAAATTCACTCCAGGCACTTCCTGGAGTTCACGGCATTGGAGTGGATTCTGGAGTACATAAGATTGCCATTTCTTACAAGCCAGATATGACAGGACCCAGAAACTTTATGAAAGTCATAGAATCAACTGGTTCCGGCCGTTTTAAGGCCAGGATCTTTCCTGAAGGTGGAgggggaagagaaaatctgAAACAGGAAGAAATTAAGCAATATTATAGATCCTTCCTTTGGAGTTTGGTTTTTACAATTCCTGTTTTTTTAACCTCCATGGTCTTCATGTATATCCCAGGAATCAAGCATGGCCTGGATACCAAAATAGTCAATATGCTTACCATTGGAGAGATTATAAGGTGGGTGCTATCAACTCCTGTGCAATTCATTATAGGCAGAAGATTCTACACCGGTTCTTACAAAGCATTGCGCCATGGTTCTGCGAATATGGATGTTTTGATTGCCCTGGGAACTAATACAGCTTACTTCTATTCAGTGTACTCTGTATTAAGAGCTGCTACTTCTCCGCACTTTGAAGGTACAGATTTTTTTGAGACTAGTTCAATGCTTATATCCTTTATTCTGCTTGGAAAATATCTGGAGGTTCTCGCCAAGGGAAAGACATCTGAGGCAATTGCGAAGCTCATGGACTTAGCACCTGAAACAGCAACTTTGCTGACTTTAGACGAGGAAGGCAATGTGATAAGCGAAGAAGAAATAGATAGTAGGTTGATACAGAGGAAtgatgtaattaaaattattcctGGTGCAAAAGTAGCTTCAGATGGTTACGTTTTGTGGGGACAGAGCCATGTAAATGAGAGTATGATAACTGGAGAGGCAAGGCCAGTGGCTAAGAGGAAGGGTGATACAGTAATTGGTGGCACTGTGAATGAGAATGGGGTGCTACATATTAAGGCAACAAGGGTTGGATCAGAGAGTGCTCTTGCTCAAATTGTTCGACTAGTGGAATCAGCTCAGATGGCTAAGGCTCCAGTTCAGAAGTTCGCTGATCGTATTTCAAAATACTTTGTGCCTCTG GTCATCATCCTGTCATTTTCGACATGGCTTGCTTGGTTTTTAGCTGGAAAGTTCCATGGCTACCCGGAATCCTGGATACCATCTTCGATGGATAGCTTTCAGCTTGCACTACAGTTTGGAATCTCCGTTATGGTCATAGCGTGTCCATGTGCGCTAGGCCTAGCGACTCCAACTGCCGTAATGGTTGGAACTGGAGTTGGGGCATCTCAAGGAGTACTGATTAAAGGGGGTCAGGCCTTGGAAAGTGCACATAAG GTGAATTGCATTGTGTTTGACAAAACTGGAACTCTGACAGTTGGAAAGCCGGTAGTTGTCAACACaaagcttttgaaaaatatggtgCTGAGAGACTTCTATGAACTTATTGCTGCAACTGAG GCTAACAGTGAGCACCCATTGGGGAAGGCTATTGTTGAATATGCTAAGAAGTTTAGAGAAGATGAAGACAATCCTCTCTGGCCAGAAGCACATGATTTTATCTCCATCACTGGCCATGGAGTTAAAGCCACGGTGCATAACAAGGAAATAATGGTGGGAAACAAGAGCTTGATGTTGGATAATAACATTGACATACCACCTGATGCtgaagaaatgctagcagaaACAGAGGGAATGGCTCAAACCGGGATCTTAGTATCTATTGATGGAGAATTGACTGGAGTTTTAGCCATATCCGATCCACTGAAACCGGGTGCTCATGAAGTCATTTCCATTCTAAAGTCGATGCAAGTGAGAAGCATCGTGGTGACAGGCGACAACTGGGGAACTGCCAAATCCATTGCCCATGAAGTTGGAATTGAAGATGTTATAGCTGAAGCCAAACCTGAACAGAAAGCAGAGAAAGTGAAGGAATTACAG GCTTCAGGATATACCGTGGCAATGGTGGGAGATGGCATCAATGACTCGCCAGCACTTGTAGCAGCAGATGTTGGAATGGCAATTGGTGCAGGCACGGACATTGCAATAGAGGCAGCTGATATTGTCCTGATGAAGAGTAATTTGGAGGATGTCATAACTGCTATAGACTTGTCGAGGAAAACTTTTTCGCGTATTCGTCTGAACTACATTTGGGCTCTGGGTTATAACCTTTTAGGCATACCAATTGCTGCGGGAGCCCTTTTCCCGACTACCGGATTCCGTTTACCTCCATGGATTGCTGGAGCTGCAATGGCAGCCTCTTCAGTAAGTGTTGTTTGCTGCTCTCTGTTGCTGAAATATTACAAGAGGCCTAAGAAGCTGAATAATCTTGAGATTCGTGGAATTATGATAGAgtga
- the LOC102616012 gene encoding glutathione S-transferase T1-like → MKLKVYADRMSQPSRAVIIFCKVNGLDFEEIEVRLAKREQYSPEFKEINPMAKVPAIIDGRLKLFESHAILIYLACAFPGVADHWYPNDLSKRARIHSVLDWHHSNLRFGAAKFVLNKKLAPALGLPLNPEAAAEAEKILSSSLSKIESFWLKGSGRFLVGSNQPSIADISLVCEIMELELLDEEDRTRLLGPHKKVQEWIESTRRATRPHFDEVHKVLFKVKENLQKRQLLGTGASSGTATSHKTSLHSKI, encoded by the exons atgaagCTGAAAGTATATGCCGATCGGATGTCACAGCCATCTCGCGCTGTCATAATCTTTTGCAA GGTAAATGGATTAGACTTTGAGGAGATTGAAGTTAGGTTAGCAAAGCGTGAACAATACTCTCCTGAATTCAAAG AAATAAACCCTATGGCAAAAGTGCCTGCTATTATTGATGGGAGATTGAAGCTGTTTGAGAG TCATGCAATTCTTATCTATCTTGCTTGTGCATTTCCTGGAGTAGCAGATCATTG GTATCCCAATGACCTTTCGAAGAGAGCCAGGATTCACTCAGTGTTGGATTGGCATCACTCTAATTTACGCTTTGGTGCAG ccaaatttgttttaaataaaaaactagcACCTGCACTTGGCCTTCCGCTGAATCCAGAAGCAGCTGCTGAAGCTGAGAAAATTTTGTCCTCATCTCTCTCAAAAATAGAGTCCTTTTGGCTCAAGGGGAGTGGACGGTTCTTGGTGGGTAGCAATCAACCATCGATAGCAGACATAAGCCTAGTGTGTGAAATAATGGAGCTGGAG CTTTTGGACGAGGAAGACCGAACTCGATTGCTAGGCCCACACAAGAAAGTGCAAGAGTGGATTGAGAGCACGAGAAGAGCAACGAGGCCGCACTTTGATGAAGTGCATAAAGTCCTCTTCAAAGTCAAAGAGAATCTGCAAAAGCGGCAATTATTGGGAACCGGGGCTAGCAGCGGAACTGCGACTAGCCATAAAACTAGCCTGCATTCAAAAATCTGA